In the Alkalinema sp. FACHB-956 genome, one interval contains:
- a CDS encoding nuclear transport factor 2 family protein, with protein sequence MVDSPTPIAVAEMAFQQFSQGLATGEWQGFLAMLTEDFTFWFPIGAFQGENVGKARAAEFFQLVSQVFSPGLTLTIERMTYRTTPDGATVVFEVRSTGSMLGHPYSNQAAISFDVRGQQICGYREYLGVLYQLPTS encoded by the coding sequence ATGGTTGATTCACCAACGCCGATCGCGGTGGCTGAGATGGCTTTCCAACAGTTCTCCCAGGGGTTAGCCACGGGGGAGTGGCAAGGTTTTTTGGCGATGCTGACGGAGGATTTTACCTTCTGGTTTCCGATCGGTGCGTTTCAGGGCGAAAACGTTGGTAAAGCTAGGGCTGCGGAGTTTTTCCAGCTCGTTTCCCAGGTCTTTTCCCCTGGCCTCACGCTGACGATCGAACGGATGACCTACCGCACCACGCCCGATGGAGCAACGGTGGTCTTTGAAGTCCGATCGACGGGTTCCATGCTGGGGCATCCCTACAGCAATCAAGCCGCGATTTCCTTTGATGTACGAGGCCAACAAATCTGTGGCTACCGTGAGTATTTAGGGGTTTTGTATCAACTGCCAACCTCGTAG
- the hemB gene encoding porphobilinogen synthase, giving the protein MFPTHRPRRLRTSESLRRMVRETVLTPNDLIYPLFAVPGDSFAKEVKSMPGVYQLSVDKIVEEAKEVYDLGIPAIILFGIPADKDVDATGAWHDCGIVQKATTAVKEAVPDLIVINDTCLCEYTSHGHCGYLGNGDLMGRVLNDPTLELLKKVAVSQAKAGADIIAPSGMMDGFVKAIREGLDEAGFQDIPIMSYAAKYASAYYGPFRDAAESTPQFGDRRTYQMDPGNAREAVKEILLDVEEGADMLMVKPALSYMDIIHRVKEASNLPVAAYNVSGEYSMVKAAALNGWVDEQRIVLETLTSFKRSGADMILTYHAKDAARWMQG; this is encoded by the coding sequence ATGTTCCCAACTCATCGCCCTCGCCGCCTGCGTACCAGTGAATCGCTCCGTCGTATGGTGCGTGAAACTGTTCTGACCCCCAATGATTTGATCTATCCGCTGTTTGCAGTTCCCGGCGACAGCTTTGCCAAGGAAGTCAAATCCATGCCGGGAGTCTACCAACTGTCGGTGGATAAAATCGTTGAAGAAGCAAAAGAAGTTTACGACCTCGGGATTCCCGCCATTATTTTGTTTGGCATCCCAGCAGATAAGGATGTAGATGCGACGGGCGCATGGCACGACTGCGGCATTGTGCAAAAGGCCACGACTGCGGTTAAGGAAGCGGTGCCTGACCTGATCGTCATCAACGACACCTGCCTGTGCGAATACACCTCCCATGGACACTGTGGCTATCTGGGTAACGGTGACTTAATGGGGCGCGTGCTCAACGATCCCACCCTGGAACTGTTGAAAAAGGTAGCCGTCTCCCAAGCGAAGGCCGGAGCCGATATCATTGCACCGTCGGGGATGATGGACGGGTTTGTCAAGGCGATTCGGGAAGGGCTGGATGAAGCGGGTTTCCAGGATATTCCCATCATGTCCTACGCGGCTAAGTATGCTTCGGCCTACTATGGCCCCTTCCGGGATGCGGCGGAATCCACCCCACAGTTTGGCGATCGCCGCACCTACCAGATGGATCCGGGCAATGCTCGCGAGGCCGTTAAGGAAATTCTGCTGGATGTGGAAGAAGGGGCCGACATGCTGATGGTGAAGCCTGCGCTGTCCTATATGGACATCATCCACCGGGTCAAGGAAGCCAGCAATCTGCCCGTGGCGGCCTACAACGTGTCCGGCGAATATTCCATGGTTAAGGCGGCAGCGTTGAACGGTTGGGTGGATGAGCAACGGATTGTGTTGGAAACGCTGACCAGCTTCAAGCGATCGGGCGCAGACATGATCCTCACCTACCACGCGAAGGATGCAGCCCGTTGGATGCAGGGGTAA